From Lolium perenne isolate Kyuss_39 chromosome 5, Kyuss_2.0, whole genome shotgun sequence, a single genomic window includes:
- the LOC139831685 gene encoding uncharacterized protein: MFLHVVGHNQRFRVIHSTFRRSIETISRYFQQVLYAIGEIRGKMINPISLNTPPKIENSYRWFPYFRDCIGAIDGTYVTAKVPRSMSATFRGRKHYTCQNVLTVVAHDGYGCRPGILPPSRKTRYHLNEFSAKHQPLNARELFNLRHSSLRITIERAFAALKNRFKVLDQKPFHTFGTQVKLVLVCCILHN; encoded by the exons ATGTTTCTTCATGTCGTAGGTCATAACCAGAGGTTCAGAGTCATCCATAGCACATTCAGGCGATCCATAGAGACTATCTCTCGGTACTTCCAGCAGGTGTTGTACGCAATTGGGGAGATCAGAGGTAAAATGATCAATCCAATATCACTGAACACACCACCCAAGATCGAGAACAGCTACAGGTGGTTCCCCTATTTTAGG GATTGCATTGGGGCAATTGATGGTACTTATGTCACTGCGAAGGTACCGAGATCAATGTCTGCAACATTCCGCGGGAGGAAGCACTACACCTGCCAGAACGTGCTAACAGTTGTGGCTCATGATGG ATATGGATGCCGACCAGGAATTCTACCTCCCTCCAGGAAAACAAGGTACCACCTCAACGAGTTCTCTGCGAAGCACCAACCTCTGAATGCGAGAGAGTTGTTCAATCTGAGACACTCAAGCCTTAGAATCACCATTGAGAGGGCCTTTGCTGCACTGAAGAACAGGTTCAAGGTCCTTGACCAGAAACCGTTCCACACATTTGGCACTCAAGTAAAGCTGGTCCTTGTTTGCTGCATTCTTCACAACTGA